AGCAGGTATTGCGGCCAGCCCCGGCCATGCAGGTGCAGGACGCGCAGTCCCCTGCGGCCGAGCAGGATTCCGGCGATGCGTGCCCCGGGGGCATCGCCGGCGATGATCAGGTCGTAATGCTGATTGGCCATGATTCATCCTTCCGGCAGGTTCTCTTCCGACCAGAGCTCGATTCCGTGCTGTTCGAGAAGGGCCGCGGCAACGCCCATTCCGGGGACAACCCGTTCTTCCAGGTAAATGTGGCGGCTGCCGCAGGAGGGGCTGCGTTCCTTGAAAATAGCGCGCCGGCAGCCGCACAGCCGGGCAATCGCCAGCGTCTGTCCGGCTCCCTTGAGGAAGAGGCTGCTGACCGGTTGCTGCAATTCGTTGCGGACCTCGCCGTCACCGTTGAGCAGTGACCGCCCGTCACCGCGGGTAAAACGGGTTTGGGGGCGCGGCGTGGGCAGACCGGCGAGCTGTTCCGGGCAGACCGGTATCGGAATCAGGTTGTGCCGCTGTAGAAAGACGCGAACGGCGCTGTTGGCTTTGCATCTGCCGTCGTAGCGGGTCGGCAGACCGAGGAGACAGCTGCTGACAAGAATCGGTTCCGCCTTGCGCTCGCTCATGGCCGTTTGGTCAGTCGTCCAGCGGGGGGTTGATCAGGCTCGCCCGCAGGGGGGAGACCGATGGGGTGATGCGGACCCTGCGGCCCTCGATCCGCAGTCGCCCTTCGGCGAACAGTTGAATGGCGCGGGGGTAGATACGGTGTTCCTCGACCAGAATGCGGGCGGCGAGGCTCTCCTCGTCGTCATCTTCCAGGACCGGAACCACAGCCTGCAGGATGATCGGCCCGGTGTCGACACCGCCGTCGACGAAATGAACCGTGCAGCCGGAAAAACGGGCGCCGTATTCAATCGCTTTGCGCTGCACGTGCAGGCCGGGAAAGGCCGGCAACAGGGCGGGGTGAATGTTGATGATGCGTCCGGGAAAGGCTTCGAGGAAGACGTCGCTGATCAACCGCATGAAACCGGCCAGGACCACCAGTTCAACCCCTGCCTGCTGCAGTGCGGAGACGACCCGGTGATCGAAGTCGGCGCGACTGCTGAACTGTCGATGATCGATGCAGAGGGTGGTGATGTCGGCGGCCGCGGCACGTTCCAGGCAACCGGCGCCGGGGTTGTTGCTGATCACCAGCGCGATGGAGGCATCCAGGCTGCCGTCCCGGCAACGGTCGATGATCGCCTGCAGATTGGTGCCGCTTCCTGAGGCCAGGACGCCGATTTTCAGTTTGCCGGACATGGCCCGTTAATCTCCGACACCATGCAGGATGACCTGTTCTTCGCCGTCTTTACAGAGGGAGACGGTACCGATCTGCCAGGCCTGTTCCTCCAGGCCGCCGAGCCGGACCAGGATGTCGTCGGCCTGCGCGGCGGGAACGATCAGCACCATGCCGATACCGTAGTTGAAGGTCCGGTACATCTCCTGCGGGGCGATGTTGCCGCCTTCGCGCAGTCGTTCAAAAATAGCCGGTTTGGGCCAGACGGTGGTGTCGATGTCGACCCGGCAGTGGCGCGGCAGCACCCGCGGGACATTTTCCAGCAGGCCGCCGCCGGTGATATGGGCCATCCCCTTGATTTCGAAATCCCGCAGCAGGTTGAGGATCGATTTGACGTAGATCCGGGTCGGGGTGATCAGTTCTTCACCGAGGGTGCCTTCCAGGCCGTCAAGGCGGGCATCGAGGGAGAGCCCCATGGTTTCGAGAAAAACCTTGCGGGCCAGGGAGTAACCGTTGGAGTGCAGACCGCTCGAGCCGATGCCGATGACCAGATCTCCGTCGGTAATGGCTGACCCGTCGATGATGCTGTTGTTGTCGACCACGCCGACCGTGAAGCCGGCCAGATCGTATTCCCCGTTGCCGTACATGCCCGGCATTTCCGCTGTTTCGCCGCCGATCAGGGCACAGCCGGACTGCACACAACCTTCGGAGATGCCGGCAACGATTTCGGCCGCCTTCTCCGGTGCCAGCTTTCCGGTCGCCAGGTAGTCGAGGAAGAAGAGCGGCTCGGCCCCCTGGACGATGATGTCATTGACGCACATGGCCACCAGGTCGATGCCGACGGTGTCGTGTTTGTCAAGCATGAAGGCCAGCTTCAGCTTGGTGCCGACGCCATCGGTCGAGGACACCAGAACCGGGTTCTGATACTTGCCGGTATTGAGCGAAAAGAGGCCTCCGAAGCCGCCGATGTCGGTCAGTACTTCGGGCCGCGAAGCTGCCTTGACCAGGGGCTTGATCAATTGCACGAAACGATTGCCGGCATCGATATCGACGCCGGCATCCTTGTAGGTCATCTGCTTGTCTCTGGACAAGGTGGAACTCCTCTGGCTGAAGCCTGAATCAGTGAGCACTTTTGTCGGCGGATAGCACAAGCAGGCCAAGCACTTGCACTCTCCATCCAACAGGAACTCACGGATTCAGGCGAAGTGGACCCTTTTTTAAATCAATGTTGCCGGGGTGTCAATGCTGAATCCGCCTCCTGCGGCCGGACAAAGAGTCTCGGACAGATTGCAACAATCCTTTACAGAGAGCTGTGGCTCAACTATCATGCTGTCTCGCCATGAACAGACTGTACATCCGCCGCCTGACGGCTGACGATCTTGAAAAGATTACCGCACTTGAGCGTCGTTGTCAGCCTCACCCCTGGAGTCAGGAGCTTTTTTGCCGGGAACTGGGCAACCCGGTGGCACGTTTCCATGTGGCGGAACTCGACGGCAGTATTGCCGGTTACCTGTGCTGCTGGCAGATCGGTGACGAACTGGAAATCCACAACGTCGCAACCGATCCCGATTATCGGCGTCGCGGGATTGCCCGCCGTCTGCTGGCGGAGGTTCTTGCCGATCCCGGAGTGGCCCGTGCCTTCCTTGAAGTCCGGAGCGGCAACCGGGGCGCCATCGCCCTCTACCGGGCACTCGGGTTCCGGGTTTCCGATTGTCGCCGGGGCTATTATCACGACGGCGAGGACGCCCTGTTGATGGACTGGCGGAGACCCGACCCGGATTGTTAGCCTTGCAGGCTGATAAAAAACGCCCATCTGCGGCGTTGTCCTTCCCCCGCGTCAACGACGTACCTTCCGGTACGCCTTATGCCGCGGGTGTGTGGACGCCTTGCATCTGGACATTTTTGCTCAGCCTGGGGAAAACACCTTGCCGGCGTTGACCCTTTTGCAAAACCAGGAGAGACTGTTTCATGTCAAACTTCAAGACCCGAATCCTGGCCAACCAGGAGATATCCCCCGGTTACTGGCGCATGCGGATTCAGGCTCCCGGTGCTGTTGCCGATTGCCGTGCCGGCCAGTTTCTGATGTTCCGGGTGCAGTTGTCGCTGCTGCCGCTGCTGCGCCGCCCCTTCGGCATCTTCCGTACCGGGTTTCAACCTTCGGATGTTGATGGCCTGCCGCCGGTTGAATACCTGGAAATTCTCTACAAAGTGGTCGGCCAGGGGACGGCCATGATGAGCGAACTGCACCATGGTGATCGGGTGGAGATTCTCGGGCCCCTGGGGCGCGGTTTCGATGGCGGCGAGCCGGGACGGCGCAAAATCCTTGTCGGCGGCGGTATCGGTCTGGTTCCTCTCTATATGCTCGCCGAGCAGCTGGTCGACGGCAGCGAAGTCAGGCTGCTGATGGGGGGGCGCACCCGTGACGATATCATCGTCGTGACCGAGTTCGAACGTCTCGGCGTGCAGACCTACGTTTCAACCGAAGACGGCAGCCTAGGCGATCGCGGCCTGGTGACCGCGGTTCTGCAGCAGCAGCTCGACGCTGATCCCGACGCCGAAGTCTTTGCCTGCGGACCGCTGCCGATGCTCGAAGCGGTTTATGGCATCTGCCGTCAGCGCCAGGTGCCGCTGCAGGTGTCGCTGGAAGCCCTGATGGCCTGCGGGGTCGGCGCCTGTCTCGGTTGCGTGGTCAAGGGTGTCGGCCATTCCGAAACCAGTCCGCGCTTTCTCTGTACCTGTAAGGAAGGTCCGGTTTTCCGTGCAGAACAACTGGCCTGGGACCGCCTGGACCGGACCGAAGGCACTTGCGAGGGATGTAAATGATGTCGCAGCAATCAACGGCCAAAGTCTCCCTGGCGGTGGAAATCGCCGGACTGCGGATGAAAAATCCGGTCATGCCGGCGTCGGGAACCTTCGGTTATGGTGAAGAGTTCGCCCCCTATCTCGATCTCAACCGGCTTGGCGCGATTGTCACCAAGGGCCTGTCGCTGCGGCCCAAGGCCGGCAATCCGACCCCGCGCATCTGTGAAACGGTCAGCGGCATGCTCAACGCCATCGGCCTGCAGAATGTCGGGGTGGATGCCTTTATCGAACACAAGATGCCCTTCCTGCGGGAAATCAATACCCCGGTGATTGCCAACTTCTTCGGCAATACCTTGGAGGAATACGGCGAGGTCGCCCGACGGCTGAACGAGATTCCCGAACTGGCGGCGGTTGAGCTGAATATTTCCTGTCCCAACGTCAAGCAGGGAGGGATTGTCTTCGGTACCGATCCGCAGGCCGCCCACCAGGCGGTCGACGTGGTGCGGAAGAATCTCGACAAACCGCTGATTGTCAAGCTGACGCCGAACGTCACCGATATTACCGTGATCGCCCGGGCGGTGGCCGATGCCGGCGCCGACGCGGTCAGCTGCATCAATACCCTGACCGGCATGTCGATTGACGTGCGCCGAAGGAAGCCGAAAATTGCCAACCGCACCGGTGGGCTGTCGGGACCGGCGATCCGCCCGGTTGCCGTTCGCATGGTGTACCAGGTGGTGCAGGCGGTCGCTATCCCGGTGATCGGTGTCGGCGGCATCAGCAGCGCCGAGGATGCCCTCGAATTCCTCATCGCCGGGGCGCAGGCGGTGCAGGTCGGTACCGCCAACTTCGTCGATCCGGATGCCATGCAGCAGGTGATCGACGGCCTGGAACGGTTCTGCATAGAGGAGGGAATCGCGGACATCCGGGAGCTGATCGGCAGTCTTGAGGTATAATTTCTTTCAGGATTTCGGCGGAAGGGGACAGTCCCCTTAGCTGAGGGGGACTTCCCCTTGTTCCCGGCGATACCTAAACCCTGAATCAGTGAGCTCCTTGTCGGCGTATAGCACAAGTCATTGATCTGTCTGAGCTTCCCAAAAATCACCAGCGAACCTATGGGTGCGCTTCAGATTTTTGCAAAGCTCATTCAGACCAAGCACTTGCACTCTCCATCCAACAGAAACTCACTGATTCAGGTAAACTGCCCAGTGCCCGGCGCCCAGTGCCCGGCGCCCGGCGCGAAGCGCCCTATGGACGTTATCACCACCCACATCAATGCCGATTTCGACTGTCTTGGCGCCATGGTGGCAGCGCGCAAGCTGTACCCGGACGCCGAGATGGTTTTTCCCGGCTCGCAGGAACGCAACCTGCGGGAATTCTTCCTGCGCAGCACCATCTACGCCTACGACTTCAAGCGCCTGCGCGACATCGATATGGAGCAGGTCGAACGGCTGATCCTGGTCGACGTCCGGCAGTCGGACCGCATCGGACCTTTCGGCGAGGTCGCCCGCCGGCCCGGTGTTGAGGTGCATATCTACGATCATCATCCGACCGGACCCGGCGACCTCCATGGGACTTATGAAGTGATCAGGCCGGTGGGGTCAACCGTTACGCTCTTCTGCCAGTTGTTCGCCGAACAGCAGATCCGTCCCGATGCCGATGAGGCGACGCTGATGATGCTCGGTCTCTATGAAGATACCGGCAGCCTGCAGTTCAGTTCCACCACCCGCGCCGATTTCGAAGCCGCCGCCTTTCTGCTCGATTGCGGCGCGGCGCTCTCCGCGGTCGCGGATTTTCTGACTCAGGAGTTGACCGCCGACCAGGTCGGGCTGCTGCACCAGTTGCTGCAGAACCGCCAGATCCTGACTGTCAACGGTCATGAGATCTGCATCAGTCAGGCGACCAGTGAACAGTATGTCGGTGACCTGGCGGTGCTGGCGCACAAGCTCAAGGATATGGAGAATCTTGACGCCCTGATCATCGCGGTGCGGATGGCGGACCGGATTTTTCTGGTCGGCCGGTCGCGTATCCCCGAGGTCCATGTCGGCGCCATTCTCGAGGAATTCGGTGGTGGCGGTCATCCCTTCGCCGCTTCGGGCACCGTGCGCGACCAGACGCTGGTTCAGGTACTTGACCGTCTGCCGCAGGTTCTGCAGCGCCAGGTCCGTCCGCGCTGGCTGGCCGGGCAGCTGATGTCCAGCCCGGTCAAGTCGGTCGCCGCCGGGGAAACCATCGGCACCGCGCGTGAATTGTTGAATCGTTACAATGTCAATGTCCTGCCGGTACTCGATGACACCGGTCAGGTTGTCGGCCTGATCAGTCGGCAGACGGTCGACAAGGCGGCCCATCACGGCCTTCAGGCCCATTCGGTCGGCAGCTACATGGATGGTTCTTTCACCACGGTCAGTCCCGAAACGCCGCTGCACCAGCTGCAGGAACTGATCGTGGCCGACAACCAGCGCCTGGTGCCGGTTGTCGAGGAGGGGCGGCTGGTCGGGGTATTGACTCGCACCGATCTGTTGCGGCAGCTGCTTTCCTTTGAACAGCACCCGCACGGGCAGGCGCTTCCGGGGCAACGCCGGATGGGCGGTCCATGGCTGAAAAAAAAGCAGCTCGGACGGTTCATGCGCGAACGTCTGCCGCGGGATCTCCAGCAGCGGCTGCGCAGTTTCGGTCGGGTCGGTGAAGAGCTGGGGGCGCAGGTCTACCTGGTTGGCGGCATGGTCAGGGACCTGCTGCTGCGGCAGGATAATTTTGATGTCGACCTGGTGGTGGAAGGAGACGGCATCGCTTTTGCCCGCGAAATCGCCGCCCGGGAAGGCTGTCGGTTGCGGACCCATCAGAAATTCGGCACCGCGGTGCTGATCTTTGCTGATGGATTCAAGGTCGATGTCGCCTCGGCGCGGATGGAGTACTACCAGCAGCCGGCGGCGCTGCCGACGGTTGAATATGCCTCGATCAAGCTGGACCTGTTCCGGCGGGATTTCACCATCAACACCCTGGCCATCGCCCTGAACGAGGGCAGTTTCGGCGAACTGCTGGATTTCTTCGGCGGCCAGCGGGACCTCAAGGACCGCGCCGTGCGGGTGCTGCACAATCTCAGTTTTGTCGAGGACCCGACCCGTGTCTATCGGGCGGTTCGTTTTGAACAGCGCCTCGGGTTCCGCATGGGGCGGCCGACCGAACACCTGCTGCGCAGTGCCGTGCGCCAGGGGTTCATCGAACGGGTCGGCGGTAATCGCCTGTTTCGCGAACTGGAGCTGATTCTACGGGAACCCGATCCCTGGCCGGCTATCCAGCGGATGGCTGATCTTGACCTGCTCAAGTACATTCATCCGAATCTGAAAGTCGATGCCCGGATGCCGGGGCTGGTGGCTGAAACCCGCAGGGTTGTTCACTGGTATCAATTACTCTACCTGCATCAACCCTGTGAACCCTGGTTGGTTTTTCTGCTCAGCCTGACGGCCAGGCTCGACGATGACAGCATGCTCGGGATGTGCCGTCGACTGAAGGTGGCCCCCCGCTTCCTGGACCTGTTGTGCGAGCAGCGTCGTGCTGCCAAGAAGGTGCTGGCCGGGCTCAGGCGCCGGGTGAGGCGCGGAACAGAACCGAAAGCGAGTGATCTGTACCGGATGCTTCGCCCGCTGGACAGCGAGATGCTGCTTTTCCTGATGGCCCTGGGCGATGACAGTATCCGCCAGTGGGTGGGACACTATCTCTCCAGCCTGCAGCAGGTCCGCTGTGAATTGAACGGCCATGACCTCGAACGGCTCGGCCTTCCTCCCGGCCCCCTGTTCCGGGAGATTCTCGATACCCTGCTTGCCGGGCGCCTCAATGGCCGTCTGCACAGCCGCGATGATGAACTGGCCCTGGTGCGAAAACGTTTTCTGCGTTGCCGTTCCGAACCAGGTGCCACCGTTGATTGACTTGTCCCGGGCGGTTTGCTAAAACCTGATGGCGTCGCAAAAACTCACCAGCAGCTGCGTTGCTGCGCTTGTCTTGCTGCTTCGACGTACGTCAGTGCGCCTCATTGCCCGACAAACGCACGCCTTGCTGCCTCAGCCAACAACATTACGTTGTTGCGAAAGCATCAAAACCTGAACAACCTTTCGCTGCCGATTGCCGGCACAGCCCTCAACCCTGTCGAGAAAGATCACCGCTTTTGGAAACCCTGATTGCCAAAATCTCGATCATGCTGGTACCGGCCCTGTTTGCCATCACCCTGCATGAGGTCGCCCACGGATTTGTCGCGGAAAAACTGGGCGACCCGACGGCGCGACTGCTGGGGCGGTTGACCCTCAACCCTTTCCGCCATCTCGACCCGATCGGCACCCTGGCCCTGGTGCTGTTCGGCTTCGGCTGGGCACGGCCGGTACCGGTCAATTTCGGCAACCTTCGCAACCCGCGCCAGGGAATGGTCCTGGTGGCGTTGGCCGGTCCGGCGGCCAACCTGTTGATCGCCGTACTCTCGGCCCTGTTGCTGCGGGTGGTTTTTCTTTACGGTGGACGTTTTGCCGGCGACATGGCCTTCGACCATGTTCTGCAACCGGTTGCCCTGATGATCGCCTCCAGTCTTTTCATCAATGTTCTGCTCGGTATCTTCAATCTCTTTCCTTTACCGCCTCTCGACGGTGGTCGGGTGATGGTCGGTCTGCTGCCGGAACGTTACGGCATGCAGCTGGCGCGGCTGGAACCGTTCGGTTTCGTTCTGGTCCTGGTCCTGATCTTCTACACCCCGATCTGGAGCGGGTTTCTCGGCCCGTTGATCTGGTCCCTGGTCGCCGTACTTTCCGGTCCGGCGGCCCCGGTGGTTCATCAGATGGCCGGCATCCTGGTTGGGCGGTAGCGATGAACCTTGATATCAAGCTGGAGAATTTCGAGGGGCCGCTTGATCTGCTGCTGCACCTGATCAAAAAGAATGAAATGGAGATCTGGGATATCCAGGTTACCCGCATTACCGAGCAGTATCTCGCGATCCTTGACGCCATGCACCATATGAACCTCGATGTCGCCGGTGAATTTCTGGTGATGGCCTCAACCCTGCTGTACATCAAATCGAAGCTGCTGCTGCCGCCGTCGGAAGATGAACTGGTCGAAGAGGAAGAGGAAGATCCGCGCGCCGAACTGGTCAGACGTCTGCTTGAATACCAGAAATACAAGGACGCCGCCCTTGATCTCGATGAGCGTGAACTGCTCGGTCGTGATGTCTTTGCCCGCAAGTTCACCGCTCCCGAGCTGGCCGTGGAAGAGGAAGATGCCGGTTTCTACGAGGTCGGTATCTATGACCTGGTCGAGGCATTGCAGGATATTCTCGCCCGGGCGCCGCGGGATGTTGCCCATGAGGTCGGGCTGGAACAGGTTTCGATTGCCGAACGCATCAACCATATCCTCGGCCTGTTGAGTGGTTGCGACAGTCTGGCCTTCAGCGATCTGTTTCAGGAGAAACCGCGCCGCAATGACGTCATTGCCACATTTCTGGCGATGCTGGAACTGGTCAAGATGCGCACCGTCAAACTGATGCAGAATGATCGTTGCGGTTCGATCTGGCTTTTTCCGATTGCCGATGCCGAGCCCCTGAATGGTTCCCTGCCGGAGGAGGACAGCCTTGGATATCACTGATCTGAAAGGAATGCTGGAAGCGATGGTGTTCGTTTCCGATGTCCCGCTCAAGGCTGACCGGTTGGCCGAACTGGTCGCCTGTGACCGCGCTCTGGTGCAATCCGCCCTGCAGGAACTGGCCGAAGAGTATCACCGGCGTGACGGTGGCATCAGGCTGGCCGAGGTTGCCGGCGGTTACCAGTTCCGCACCGCGGCCCGTCATGTCGAGGCGGTGCGACAGCTCAATTGCAGCAAACCGTTCCGGTTTTCCCGGGCGGCACTGGAGAGCCTGGCCATCATCGCCTATCGTCAGCCGGTAACTCGTGGTGATGTCGAGTATCTGCGGGGGGTCGATTCCGGCGGGGTGATCAAGACTCTGCTTGACAAACACCTGATCCGTATTCTTGGCAAGAAGGAAGTTGCCGGCAGACCCTTGATTTACGGCACCACGCGCGAATTCCTGGAGGTGTTCGGTCTGCGCAGTCTCAATGATCTGCCGACTCTGAAGGAATTCAGTGAAATTGATCTCGATCAGGAAATTGCCGATCTTCCGTTGCCGTTTACGGCCGATGATCAGGCTGCAGAGGAGTCGTCGGTCTGAGCCGGCGGTGTGATTGCCATGGCGGAACGCCTGCAGAAAGTCATCGCCGCGGCCGGTCTCTGTTCGCGGCGCACCGCCGAGGAATGGATCCGGGCGGGGCGGGTTACGGTCAACGGGGAGATGCCCAATCTCGGTTGCCGGGTTGATCCCGCCGTTGACGTGGTGCTGGTGGACGGCCGACCGTTGCCGGGAGCGGCTGAAAAAGTCACCCTGCTGCTCAATAAACCGACTGGTTGCGTGACCACCGTCAGCGACCCGCAGGGTCGGCGAACCGTCCTCGACCTGCTGCCGCCGCATCTGCCGCGGCTGTTCCCGGTGGGTCGCCTCGATTACAATACCGAAGGGCTGCTGCTGCTGACCAACGACGGTGAACTGGCCCAGCATCTTGCTCACCCGCGTCACAAGGTGGAAAAAACCTACCTGGTTCGAATCCGGGGTGCGGTGACCGCGGAGATCCGTCGCAAGCTGGAGCGTGGCGTGGCGCTTGCTGACGGGATCACGGCTCCGGCCGTGGTTCGCGTCCGGGGTAGTTCGGGGGGGCACGCCTGGCTGGAAATCACGATCCGTGAAGGACGCAATCGGCAGGTTCGCAGGATGTGTGAAGCGGTCGGTTTGTCGGTCAGCCGGTTGAAGCGCATCCGCCTGGGATTTCTGGATCTGGGCGACCTGCCGACCGGAAAAATGCGGATTTTGAATGCCGGGGAGATCGATCGTTTGAAAAGCCTTTAGAACTTGTCATAATATGAATCCTGAATCCGTGAGCCCCTTGTCGGCGGATAGCGCCAGTCATTGACCTGCCTGAGCTTCCCAGAAATGACCAGCGAACCTGTGGGTGCGCTTTAAATTTTTGGCAATCCCATTCAGGCCAAGCACTTACGCTCTCCATCCGACAGGAACCCACCGATTCGGGAAAATGATCGGATTTGATACCTAAGCTTTTCCGGAGGAGGGAACCTCATGTCGATCCGCCTTGACTACACCAATATGCTTGCTGACGCCATCGGTGAACCTTGCGGCATCAGCCCGAATGAACTGGATGCCCTGCGGAAACCCGCCCAGGCCATCCATCAGGACTTGATGCAGCGCCGTGAGCAGGGCCTGCTGCCGTTTTACGACCTGCCGTTTGATCGCGTGGTGCTGGAATCTGTGAAACAACTGGGCGACCAGTTGGCCGGACGCTGCAGCCATTTCGTCGTGCTGGGAATCGGCGGTTCGGCCCTCGGCACCCTGGCGCTCTTTCGCGCCCTGCGTCCTCTTTATCACAACCTGCTGCCTGCTGTTGAACGGGATGGGCGGCCCCGGTTGCTGATCCTCGACAATGTTGATCCGGCCGGTTTCGGTGAAGCTCTCGACCTGCTGACTCCCGATGAAACCATCTTCTGCGTTATTTCCAAGTCGGGCTCCACGGTGGAGACCAGCTGTCAGCTGATGATCGCCCGACATTGGCTGGAAACCGCTCTCGGTGACCGCTGGCGCGATCACCTGGTCGTGATTACCGATCCCGAGTCCGGCAGCTTGCGTGAATTGGCGGAGCGTGAACAGTTGACCAGCTGTGCCATCCCGAGTGGTGTCGGTGGTCGTTTTTCCGTTCTGACTCCGGTCGGCCTGTTGCCGCTGGCCGTTGCCGGGGTTGATATCGACGCCCTGCTTGCCGGCGCGGCCGAGATGGAGGAACGGGCCACCCGCTCCGATCTGCTGGAAAATCCCGCTTATCTCAATGCCGCCCTGCAGGTCCTGTCCTATCGCAAGGGGCAGCATATCTCCGTGTTGATGCCTTACAGTGACCGGTTGCGCGATATTGCCGACTGGTATCGTCAGCTCTGGGCCGAGAGCCTCGGCAAGCGAACAGCTCTCGATGGCAGCCGGGTGCATGTCGGCCCCACACCGGTCAAGGCGCTCGGAACGACAGATCAGCATTCCCAGGTACAACTCTACATGGAGGGGCCCTTCGACAAGGTGGTGACCTTTCTCGCGGTCGAAGACTATGGTCGGGACCTGGTCTTCCCGGCGTTTCCCGGAGCCGGGCATCTTGATTACCTTTCCGGACGCAGCATGACCGAGCTGATCCAAGCCGAACAGCAGGCCACGGCGGCTGCCCTGACCAGTAACGGCCGGCCCAACTGCACCCTGACCCTGGACCGGGTTTCTCCACAGAATGTCGGTGGCCTCGTTTACCTGTTCGAGGTACAGACGTTGTTCGCCGGTGGATTGTTCGGCGTTGACCCGCTGGATCAACCCGGTGTCGAGGAAGGAAAGAAGTATACATACGGGTTGATGGACCGTCCCGGGTTCGAGGACATGAAGCAACGTTTCGAATCGATTGTCGGTGGCGTAACTAGGCGCCAACTCTAGCAAAAATTGTTATTGATCGCTTGACAGATCAATGCCTGTTGGTTTAAATTTCTACTTTACTTTGTGTGTTTTTGCGATCCGAGGGATAGTCCGTGTCGAATAAAGCAAAACTTCTCGCGTCCGCGCAAAAGAACCTCCAGAAAGGACAGGTCGCCAAGGCGATCCGGGATTTCCAGAAAATCGTGGAAATCGATCCCAAGGATATCCGCAGCCGGCAGAAACTGGCCGAACTTTACAGCCGTGCCCACCAACTCGATAATGCCCTCGAAGAATATGAAGCCGTTGCCAGGTACTATTCAGAAAATGGGTTCTACCTGAAAGCGATCGCTGTTTACAAGCAGATGCAGAAGCTCGATGAGGGCCAGATCAAAATTTATCATCGGCTTGCTGAGCTGAATGAAAAGCAGGGTCTGATCGGTAATGCCCTGGCCGAATATCGCAGCCTGGTGGCTTATTATGAGCAGCACCAGATGGCCGCCGAGGCGATCAGCGTGCTGCAGAAAATGAAAGAGCTTGAACCTGAGAATCTCAATGTCCTGGTCAAATATGCCGAGTCCTGTGCCTGCAGCGGGATGCGCGATAAGGCGCGGGAGGAATTTCAGGAAGTTCTGCAACGGCTGCTGGAAAAGGATGATTTCGGTAAAATCCTGAATCTTTGCAATATGTTTCTGCCCTTTTTTCCGGAAGACCCGGAGATCCTTCTGCATAAGGGCGATGCTCTGATTCGTACCGGGCAACCGGCGGCCGGGATCGCCCTGCTCAAGCAGTTGCTGACCGGCGATGGCGAGGCGGAACAGGTGTTGCGTTGCCTTGCCCATG
The genomic region above belongs to Geothermobacter hydrogeniphilus and contains:
- a CDS encoding DUF523 domain-containing protein gives rise to the protein MSERKAEPILVSSCLLGLPTRYDGRCKANSAVRVFLQRHNLIPIPVCPEQLAGLPTPRPQTRFTRGDGRSLLNGDGEVRNELQQPVSSLFLKGAGQTLAIARLCGCRRAIFKERSPSCGSRHIYLEERVVPGMGVAAALLEQHGIELWSEENLPEG
- the purN gene encoding phosphoribosylglycinamide formyltransferase, with protein sequence MSGKLKIGVLASGSGTNLQAIIDRCRDGSLDASIALVISNNPGAGCLERAAAADITTLCIDHRQFSSRADFDHRVVSALQQAGVELVVLAGFMRLISDVFLEAFPGRIINIHPALLPAFPGLHVQRKAIEYGARFSGCTVHFVDGGVDTGPIILQAVVPVLEDDDEESLAARILVEEHRIYPRAIQLFAEGRLRIEGRRVRITPSVSPLRASLINPPLDD
- the purM gene encoding phosphoribosylformylglycinamidine cyclo-ligase, whose amino-acid sequence is MTYKDAGVDIDAGNRFVQLIKPLVKAASRPEVLTDIGGFGGLFSLNTGKYQNPVLVSSTDGVGTKLKLAFMLDKHDTVGIDLVAMCVNDIIVQGAEPLFFLDYLATGKLAPEKAAEIVAGISEGCVQSGCALIGGETAEMPGMYGNGEYDLAGFTVGVVDNNSIIDGSAITDGDLVIGIGSSGLHSNGYSLARKVFLETMGLSLDARLDGLEGTLGEELITPTRIYVKSILNLLRDFEIKGMAHITGGGLLENVPRVLPRHCRVDIDTTVWPKPAIFERLREGGNIAPQEMYRTFNYGIGMVLIVPAAQADDILVRLGGLEEQAWQIGTVSLCKDGEEQVILHGVGD
- the rimI gene encoding ribosomal protein S18-alanine N-acetyltransferase; the protein is MNRLYIRRLTADDLEKITALERRCQPHPWSQELFCRELGNPVARFHVAELDGSIAGYLCCWQIGDELEIHNVATDPDYRRRGIARRLLAEVLADPGVARAFLEVRSGNRGAIALYRALGFRVSDCRRGYYHDGEDALLMDWRRPDPDC
- a CDS encoding dihydroorotate dehydrogenase electron transfer subunit, producing MSNFKTRILANQEISPGYWRMRIQAPGAVADCRAGQFLMFRVQLSLLPLLRRPFGIFRTGFQPSDVDGLPPVEYLEILYKVVGQGTAMMSELHHGDRVEILGPLGRGFDGGEPGRRKILVGGGIGLVPLYMLAEQLVDGSEVRLLMGGRTRDDIIVVTEFERLGVQTYVSTEDGSLGDRGLVTAVLQQQLDADPDAEVFACGPLPMLEAVYGICRQRQVPLQVSLEALMACGVGACLGCVVKGVGHSETSPRFLCTCKEGPVFRAEQLAWDRLDRTEGTCEGCK
- a CDS encoding dihydroorotate dehydrogenase, which encodes MSQQSTAKVSLAVEIAGLRMKNPVMPASGTFGYGEEFAPYLDLNRLGAIVTKGLSLRPKAGNPTPRICETVSGMLNAIGLQNVGVDAFIEHKMPFLREINTPVIANFFGNTLEEYGEVARRLNEIPELAAVELNISCPNVKQGGIVFGTDPQAAHQAVDVVRKNLDKPLIVKLTPNVTDITVIARAVADAGADAVSCINTLTGMSIDVRRRKPKIANRTGGLSGPAIRPVAVRMVYQVVQAVAIPVIGVGGISSAEDALEFLIAGAQAVQVGTANFVDPDAMQQVIDGLERFCIEEGIADIRELIGSLEV